The following coding sequences are from one Lycium ferocissimum isolate CSIRO_LF1 chromosome 3, AGI_CSIRO_Lferr_CH_V1, whole genome shotgun sequence window:
- the LOC132051213 gene encoding uncharacterized protein LOC132051213 gives MEKGLKSSHLLVKEMNKNQNKKKERVSKSKANGGYNKATTISAAASKKFCLCTGSFKCLMHRATAASHTRTASKKVCLCAPATHPGSFKCRLHRATAPSHTRIVSPLAHHISGVKYIKNLNPLKLVAPSQCGGIRSSNKGNVHGKPKLSRFGRAALAAAASSSVQIQPISAAFRQMSLN, from the exons ATGGAGAAGGGATTGAAATCAAGTCACTTACTCGTTAAAGAGATGAACAAGAACcagaacaagaaaaaagaaagagtcaGCAAGTCTAAAGCTAATGGTGGTTATAATAAAGCCACCACCATTAGTGCTGCAGCATCAAAGAAGTTTTGCCTATGTACTGGTTCATTCAAGTGTCTTATGCACCGAGCCACTGCTGCATCTCACACGAGAACAG CATCAAAGAAGGTTTGCCTATGTGCACCCGCCACTCACCCTGGCTCATTCAAGTGTCGCCTTCACCGAGCCACTGCTCCATCTCACACGAGAATCG tttCACCGTTGGCTCATCACATAAGTGGCGTCAAATATATAAAGAACTTGAATCCCTTAAAGCTGGTGGCACCTTCACAATGTGGCGGAATCAGAAGTTCTAACAAGGGGAATGTTCATGGGAAGCCTAAACTATCACGATTCGGCAGGGCTGCTCTTGCTGCTGCTGCAAGTTCTAGTGTACAAATCCAACCAATTTCTGCAGCTTTTAGACAAATGAGTCTCAATTAG